The sequence TGAAAATAAACGAACTGTTGCACCAGGGATTCTACaagaaaatttctaaattttcttttgatatcttttgatatgtCGTGTACCTTTGATTTGACCAAATAGATCAGAAAGCAATAGTTGGTGGTCAGTTCATTTAAAAGTGTTGCTTTGTGCAGCTTGAAATCTTGGTCTTTTTGTGACAATTTACTGATTTTCTCTCTTAGGCTGAGTTTGGATTAATGGATTtgatgtatatatttaatatccGGAATTAAAAAGTTGTTAAATGATCTTGCCAACACATTTGTAGGCCCTATATCACAGTATTCATAAtttcttttgaaaataatcattcCGAATCTATTCACTGAAAATCACTTATCAAAACCAAATCCATTGATCCTATCTGCAGTTTGTCTTAACTTGTGGAAAGTTCTTAGCAGCCTTCTTGAATTTTTCTTTTAGGGAGCTGTGGAAGAATTTGGCATTCCTCAAAGGGAAAATGCAAATGAAACTGCATTGTCACCATCCTGGCGCTTCGGAAATGGAATGTTTGCACTGGTACTGTCCTTTGGCCTTCTTCTTACTGCGCTGAGGAGTCGTAAAGCTAGGTCCTGGCGGTATGGAGCAGGTTTGTTTAGACACTTTAAATGCAATTACCATAGGAAAAATCAATAttgtcaataaaaaatattcaagttttgttttctttttacgTGCCCATATCATAGATAAGCATGCTATTTCGTTATTTATCTTCATATATTCCTAGTTGCTAACTAGTTCAGATATTATGAAGGATCGCTGCGAGGATTTATTGCAGACTATGGTGTCCCCCTGATGGTGCTTGTATGGACAGCTGTATCGTATATACCAGTTAATGATGTTCCAAGAGGAATACCACGTCGCCTTGTTAGCCCAAATCCATGGTCTGCAGGTGCCTACTCAAATTGGACAGTCATAAAGGTGCTTCGGATTAGATTTCCCATATTTTGAAAGATTAGTTTTTGCACTTTGTTTGGTTTCTAATTTGaagcattaaaaatatttttggattgTTAACAGGATATGATGAATGTTCCTATACTTTATATTATCGGAGCATTTATTCCAGCCACAATGATTGCTGTACTTTACTACTTTGATCATAGTGTGGCATCTCAGCTTTCCCAACAAAAGGAGTTCAATTTAAAGAAGCCTTCGTCTTATCACTATGATCTTCTTCTATTGGGATTTTTGGTGAGTAATTTCCTCACTCTCATTGATTAAACACAGCGTTGATGGCAAACTTGCATACTGAACTTGAGTGCACCTCATATTATagctttttattttcaatattcttGGTCAGGTCATATTGTGTGGTCTTATTGGCATTCCTCCTTCCAATGGCGTTATTCCACAATCCCCAATGCATACCAAAAGTTTGGCCACTTTGAAGCATCAGGTAATATATTAAAATGTTGTGATATTGAGTAGGGTATGGAAGTGAAAAACGAAAAACGTGATCTGGGGTACAGATGAAACTTTTATATTTAGAAACGATAGAGGATTCTTTGTGATATTGTGAAAATTTTGGGAGATTGAACAGCATCTCATCTAACCATTGTGTTTTGGCCATAAAGGTTATGGTGCTAGTAGTGTTGATTACACTTCAATATGAAATAATAGAACTCGTCTCAATTTCTTACTGAACCAGCTTTTGCGGAACAAGCTGTCTTCAACAGCTAGAGAAAGCATTcggaaaaattcaaatttgtcTCAGCTGTATCAGAGCATGAAAGAAGCTTACAATGAAATGCAAACACCTCTTGTTTTTCAAACTCCACCTGCTCTGGTATGTTTTGAATCAATACTCATGTTATTAGCCTTTGGAGTGGATAAAACCATCTGCATATATGTAAACCTTAGCATGtttctcgaattcaactctttAAGCAGGGACTGAGAGAGTTGAAAGATTCAACAATCCAACAAGCCTCTACAAGTGGTTACATAGATGCCCCAGTGGATCAGTCGGTTTTCGACGTGGACAAGGATATTGATGATCTTTTACCTGTGGAAGTTAAAGAACAACGCCTAAGCAATCTACTTCAATCATTGTTATCCGGAAGTTGTGTTGCTGCGATGCCCCTTCTAAAAAGGATTCCAACTTCAGTCCTTTGGGGTTATTTCGCCTTCATGGCTATCGAAAGTTTGCCTGGAAACCAATTCTGGGAGAGAATATTGCTGCTTTTTACTGCTCCTAGTCGACGATACAAGTAAATTTTTACTGTATAATTCTTCTGTATTGTTAATTTGTATGTACCTTTCCATTGCCAGAGTAATCAAGCATTTTCTGCATATTCTTGCAACATGGCAGGGTGTTGGAAGAGTATCATGCAACCTTCGTGGAGACAGTACCGTTTAAAACAATAGCCATTTTCACCTTGTTCCAGACGGTGTACTTGCTTCTCTGCTTTGGACTAACCTGGATCCCAATTGCTGGTGTCCTTTTCCCCTTGTTGATTATGCTTCTTGTTCCCGTAAGGCAGTATGTACTTCCTAAATTTTTCAAAGGAGCTCATTTAACAGACTTAGATGCTGCAGAGTATGAAGAAGCCCCTGCCATAACTTATAACTTATCCTTTGAAGTAAGCTTTTATGCATATTTCTATACCACATGTATTACGTATATGGGGGCGAATCGAAGATGCATACGAGACTGGACCGGCAGCTTGGTGgggaaatttaaattttttaaaaactacaAAATTTTGAGAGACAATCCCTTCCTATCATCCTACACTCCTGCTATATCTGCCCCCGTATATGTTGATGGA comes from Primulina huaijiensis isolate GDHJ02 chromosome 5, ASM1229523v2, whole genome shotgun sequence and encodes:
- the LOC140976698 gene encoding boron transporter 1-like isoform X1, translated to MEETFVPLRGIKNDLKGRLLCYKQDWSGGLRAGIRILAPTTYIFFASAIPVISFGEQLERNTDGTLTAVQTLASTSLCGVIHSIFGGQPLLILGVAEPTVLMYTFMFNFAKDRKDLGPKLFLAWTGWVCVWTALLLFLLAILGACSLINRFTRVAGELFGLLIAMLFMQQAIRGAVEEFGIPQRENANETALSPSWRFGNGMFALVLSFGLLLTALRSRKARSWRYGAGSLRGFIADYGVPLMVLVWTAVSYIPVNDVPRGIPRRLVSPNPWSAGAYSNWTVIKDMMNVPILYIIGAFIPATMIAVLYYFDHSVASQLSQQKEFNLKKPSSYHYDLLLLGFLVILCGLIGIPPSNGVIPQSPMHTKSLATLKHQLLRNKLSSTARESIRKNSNLSQLYQSMKEAYNEMQTPLVFQTPPALQGLRELKDSTIQQASTSGYIDAPVDQSVFDVDKDIDDLLPVEVKEQRLSNLLQSLLSGSCVAAMPLLKRIPTSVLWGYFAFMAIESLPGNQFWERILLLFTAPSRRYKVLEEYHATFVETVPFKTIAIFTLFQTVYLLLCFGLTWIPIAGVLFPLLIMLLVPVRQYVLPKFFKGAHLTDLDAAEYEEAPAITYNLSFEDQGTHGRSPTIDSAEVLDEIVTRSRGEIRHAHSPKITSSTLSSREEMRSVYSPRLSQMASPRLAEIRTERSPRSRGKGLEIKQTPSPRPSPLGKSSHGSSPSTT
- the LOC140976698 gene encoding boron transporter 1-like isoform X2, whose product is MEETFVPLRGIKNDLKGRLLCYKQDWSGGLRAGIRILAPTTYIFFASAIPVISFGEQLERNTDGTLTAVQTLASTSLCGVIHSIFGGQPLLILGVAEPTVLMYTFMFNFAKDRKDLGPKLFLAWTGWVCVWTALLLFLLAILGACSLINRFTRVAGELFGLLIAMLFMQQAIRGAVEEFGIPQRENANETALSPSWRFGNGMFALVLSFGLLLTALRSRKARSWRYGAGSLRGFIADYGVPLMVLVWTAVSYIPVNDVPRGIPRRLVSPNPWSAGAYSNWTVIKDMMNVPILYIIGAFIPATMIAVLYYFDHSVASQLSQQKEFNLKKPSSYHYDLLLLGFLVILCGLIGIPPSNGVIPQSPMHTKSLATLKHQLLRNKLSSTARESIRKNSNLSQLYQSMKEAYNEMQTPLVFQTPPALGLRELKDSTIQQASTSGYIDAPVDQSVFDVDKDIDDLLPVEVKEQRLSNLLQSLLSGSCVAAMPLLKRIPTSVLWGYFAFMAIESLPGNQFWERILLLFTAPSRRYKVLEEYHATFVETVPFKTIAIFTLFQTVYLLLCFGLTWIPIAGVLFPLLIMLLVPVRQYVLPKFFKGAHLTDLDAAEYEEAPAITYNLSFEDQGTHGRSPTIDSAEVLDEIVTRSRGEIRHAHSPKITSSTLSSREEMRSVYSPRLSQMASPRLAEIRTERSPRSRGKGLEIKQTPSPRPSPLGKSSHGSSPSTT